GCTGCGGCAGGCACTGGTGGAGGCGGGCCTCCGCGTGGACGGCGGCGCGTACGACGCGGACCAGCGGGAGGGTGCGGCGCCCACGCACACCGTGCTCTTCACCCACACCTCCCCGCCGATGGCGGAGATCCTGGCGGCGTTCATGAAGCCGAGCCAGAACCAGATCGGCGAGGTCCTGCTGAAGACGCTGGGCGCGGAGCTCCGGGGGATGGGATCGGCAGGCGCGGGGATCGCCGTCGTGGACAGCCTGGCGCGCACCTGGGGGATGCCACCGCGGCAGCTTCAGCAGGCGGACGGGTCGGGGCTGTCGCGCTACAACCTGGTCGCGCCCGCGTTTCTGGTGGCGCTGCTGGAGCGGCAGTCGCGCAGCCCGCACGCGCAGGTGTTCGCGGCCTCGCTCCCCGTCGCCGGGCGCGACGGCACGCTGGCCAGCCGCATGCGCGGCACCCCGGCGGAGGGAAACCTGCGCGCCAAGACGGGCACCCTGTCCGGCGTCCGCTCGCTCTCCGGCTACGTCACCACCGCCGCCGGCGAGCCGATGGTGTTCTCCATCCTGATGAACCACCACACCCTGAGCTCCCGCGACGTAGACCGCGTGGCCGAGGCGGCCATCATGCGCCTGATCGCGCACGGAACGCGGGAGCACGTCTCCGCCGGAGCCACACGAAAATAGAGAGGCCGCGGAGCGTCTGAACTGCAGTTTCACGCAGAGAGCGCAGAGGGAAAAGAGAGGACGCAGAGGGCTGCCACGGCCCCTCTGCGTCCTCTCCGTTTTCTCTGCGCCCTCTGCGTGATGCTGTTGATTTTGGAGTTGCAATCTCGCCGAGGGATAACGCCGATCCGCGGCCAAGAGGGATCACGGTACAAGCAGCTGGGCACCGGCTACTGCCGCTCGACCTTCCGCCTGCTCCAGGTTGCGGACGATTGCGCGTTCCTGTGTCAGCGTTACCAGCGGGACAAAGACAAGAATACCCAGCAGGCGCTGGCAGTGAAGCGCCTCTGGACTATGGCGGAGAAGCAGGTCTGGAGGGGCCGAGTCTGGCCCTGGAATACACGTGCGCAGCCGGGGGGGGGGTCGCTTGGGGCTCCACCAGTGCGGTGCCCACTGGCGGCTGCGCGCTACCCTATGGTGTCCGAGGCGCCCGATTCTGTCGAGAGTATTCGTTTCCTTTCGGAATGCATACCACACTGCACACCCGGCGCGGAAAGTGTCGCCAGACGGCTCTGCGCTTTTACTAGCACACGAGCCTGCAGCGGATCCCGGGATAGATACCCGATCGTTTCGCTTGCAGCCTTCACAGCCATTTCTCGCGGAGATCGATCCAGGTCCTGGGCCGCCGCTTCAAGCGTTAGGCGGAGCGGGCACGAAGAAGGAATTTGGCGCGCGTACACCGCGAGATCCCGCTCGAGGAGGGGAGCGATTCCATGGTGGGTCAGCACCGCCGGGATCAGCCGCTCCACGACCTTGCCCGCTATCTCGACATCCGTGCGGGCCGCGCAAGGCGAACCAAGATCTTCGATTGTAGCCAACGCATGGTGTATCCACGAACTGGTAAGCTGGCGGGCGACTTCCTCTTTGGGGAAGCGGATCACGGGCCTGCGCTGGAGAGGACGCTCGAACAGGCATAAGCCTTCACGGGCGGCAACCCACTCCACCCCGCCAGGAACGTCCTTGGCTTCTGCGTAGCGATCGGTGGTACGTACTCGGACATCCACAGGAACGTCTGTGGGCTTCAATGCCGCTGTGAGCTGACGCCCCGCACGGACGAAGTCGCTCCCGTCCCACGGGCGCACATCGGGAGGGAGTTCCACGAGGACTACGAGATCCAAGTCGCTGTCAGCGCACGCGCGTCCGTGCACGCGAGAACCGATCATGACCACGCGCTGAACGTACCCACTCCACAGCGACGCAATGGCTCGGCTGATTCCCGTCGCAATAAGTCGGTCCCTTGTCGACACCATCTTCTAGTCTGCGCCGTCTATAGCCGTCACGAGCGACTCCGGCGGCTGCGTGCCCGGAGTTCAGCCGCCGCAGATTCCGCGGCACGGCTGCAGATCGAGGGGTCGGGCGGACCGATGCGCCGGCCCCGGATGGAATCATCCGGGATGGAGCCCCGTGGAACACCTCCCCCGCTCGAGTTGCCACGGCCGCGAAATCCATCTGGCGCGGGTGTGAGGCGCGCCACGTAAGAAGCATCCGGCGAGTGGTACAGGACGATCCGGACTTCGGCGCTGTCCGGATCCACGGTCCACCTGCTCAACCCGGTTTCCTCCAATCCTGCGTACGTTCCGGCGCGAGGATCGCGACGGACGAACGCGAAACACGCTGTAGGTGTCTCCTGGGCGTCGGCAAAGTACAATATGGCGGTGTACTGCTGGTAGTATGCCCAAGCCGAATCAGACATGCTGGTGCGTGGCAATGGGAGCTCCTCCAATACCATGATCCCGCTCACCACCGCGGGCGCGGCTTGGCCGGAACCACAGTCTTGGGCGCAGAACGACACCTCGTAAGTACCAGGCAGGAGCGTATCCGGGGCAGGGCTCGCCACACGGAGGGCAATATTGCACCCGGCCAACCCCGCTGCGGTAAGCACAGCCGCGGCAACGCAGAAGAGAGGATACGCGATCATCCTCTCCCACGTAGCTTCAGAAGCAAGTATCCTCATAGGCCGCCGCAAACGCTTCGGAAGTCATGCCGATGAGCCCCTCATTTTCCGCAGGCATCGAGTTGTAGTACGTGTGCAGCCCCTCGTGGACAAGAAGTGAGCGGTCCAGCATCAACCAGGACGAATCGAACTCCAGGTAAACTCCATCTGCGTCGTACCGGTTCTCACCGAAACGTTGAGGATCACGGCGAGTCGGTCCCGCGATATACCCGAGAGAATGCTGCTAAGCTAACGGAGGTCTCCGCAATTCCGGGAGAACGCGGGGGTGATGTCGGGAGGTCCTGGCATGCCGTAAGTAAGATTACGTGAAGATGAGGTGACCCGACCGACGCGCTTGGGTTGTCTTCATCATCACTCAGCCATTGGATAGGTCCAGAGTACCTGCTGAAAGCCGCAAGATTATTTTGGGCGGGATTGATGCGGAAGGATCATTTGCACTGGGCAAACGACGGCAGCCGGCGCCCCGTATGGGGCTCCGGCCGCCGTCGTTAGTCGCGGTCCGGTCAGAGGCGCGGGTCGCCGCGCGGGGGTGGCGGCGGCGGGCGCTGGCCGCCCGGGGGCGGTGCCTGCGGGCCCATGCCGCGCTGCAGCGTGTGGGCGATCTGCTCCATCTTCTGCACCCGGTTGTTCAGCCGCCCCACCAGGATGCGGGTGGCGCGCAGGTCGTGGTTGCTCTCGATGAGCATCAGCCCCATGTCGGCCGCGCCCCAGAGCAGGCCCGCGAACACGATCAGCCGGGTGGCCTCGATCAGCAGCCGCGGGATGGCCGCGTTCCCCTGCTGCACCAGGCCGATCACGACCTCCGCCGCCAGCAGCAGGATCAGCAGCAGCGCCAGGATCTTGAACATCCGCGCGATGTACCGGAGGCCGGCATGCGGCTCCAGGTCTTCATCGCGCACGTCCATCTGAGGCATGCGCGCGCCCTCGTCTTCGTCGCGCGCATCGCGCCGCTCCGTGTGGAGTCCCGCGTTACGTCCGTCGTCCACCACCGTTGGCTCCTGAGGTCACGAGGATCCGGGCGCCGGTCGCCCGTTCACCAGCGGGCGCGATAGCCCCGCGTGTCGATGTGCACCATGCCCTGGTGCCCCCCGGTGGGAGGATAGTAGTGCATCCCCCCCACCAGGTTGGGGTACTTTTGCTCCACCCGGTCCACGGCGGCCCCGATCACCCGCGCGTCCGACAGGTTGATGGTGCCGTCGCCGTTCAGGTCGTCCATGATGCCGTTCTCGTCGTTGTCGACCGCGATGTCCATGGCGTCGCCGTACATGTGACGAGAAAGCTTGCCGCGTCCCACCGTGTTGCCGCCGCCCGCGTTGTACGCCGGCGTGCGGAAGCCGCTGACGGCGAAGATGTTCTTTACCGGGTGCCCCATCCGTTCCAGCTCCTGGATCACCAGCTCGATCTTGTCGAGCACGCGCGGCTGCACCACCACGTACTTGGGCCACACCCCTTCCTGGCCCTTGGTGATGAAGTCCTTGAGCTGGATGTGCTCCGAGAGCCAGGTTTCCTTGTTCGCCTGCGTCACCTCGATCATCCCCGCGGGCGGGCGGTAGATGGGGTT
This portion of the Longimicrobium sp. genome encodes:
- the dacB gene encoding D-alanyl-D-alanine carboxypeptidase/D-alanyl-D-alanine endopeptidase, producing the protein VKSLRTGETVYARNAGRMFVPASNMKIVTAAAALEALGPEYRYRTRIAAAGPVSGGVLRGDLVVLGSGDPSISEHMMGDVRTVFRAWADSLRAHGVTRVTGSVLGNDDVFDDVPYGRGWAWDDMDAPYSAEVGGLMMNEGFVTVRAEPAGGSTARVTVRPAAQGWVDVSGTVAVGAADSPATFRVARADAGGGLTVSGSIPADTSFVEESIAIRNNTAFFAAALRQALVEAGLRVDGGAYDADQREGAAPTHTVLFTHTSPPMAEILAAFMKPSQNQIGEVLLKTLGAELRGMGSAGAGIAVVDSLARTWGMPPRQLQQADGSGLSRYNLVAPAFLVALLERQSRSPHAQVFAASLPVAGRDGTLASRMRGTPAEGNLRAKTGTLSGVRSLSGYVTTAAGEPMVFSILMNHHTLSSRDVDRVAEAAIMRLIAHGTREHVSAGATRK